ATATCAACAACAGCAGATATAATCTGTAAATAAAATGAAGTGTCTTTTAAAATTGAATCGGCGTGATTTGAAAATTCTGTTTCTGTGGCAGATCGTGCCGATAATTTTCTATCTCAGAAAAGACATGCAAGTAATCTCCCCATTCTCCTTTCTCCTTTTTTATATATGGGAAAATGGGAATGGAGAATTTTAATGTTGATCTGGCATCAAATGAATTCTTCATCGGTGAAATAGTGCCAGTTTATAATAATGAGCGATATCTGACGAATGGTATTCCTGATATGAAAAAGATTTTTCTCTCTATGCCTGAAAACAGTTATTTCACTATAAAAGACAATGTTGCCCAGGATGAGGTGATAGAAAGTAATTGATACCGGCAGAAAGTGGGAGAGAAATTTTGTTGGAGGGGCTGGGAGAGTCAGGAATGTTGATGTGAGAGAGTGTTGACAGTTTTCTTAAGTCTATACAGACAACCTTTTATTAACTTTCATAGCAGCTATCATGCGGCAATAAATTGCCTGAAGTAGTTAATTTCTCTTACCCAAACAAGAATATTATGCAATAATAACAATTGAACATGTATAATTGGCTTTAGATGATGATTTATGCGTTTTCACAAATAATATCGCGAGGTTGTTGTGGGAAAGGTTGATATTCCGGAAACCGTGTATCATGATTACCTCAACACCCTCATAACCGGTAACAGGAAAGAGTGCTTGGACATCGTACAAGGCTTGCTGGACAGAGACATAGACATATACGATCTGTATATGCTGTTATTTCAGAAGGCAATGTATGAAATTGGCGAGATGTGGGAGATGAACAGGATCTCCGTTGCCGTGGAACACCTTGCCACATCTATTACAGAGAGTCTTCTGAGCCTTGTGTACCCCCGCATCTTTGCATCTGATCATATCGGCAGGAAGGCAGTTATCGCCTGTGTGGCCAATGAGTATCATCAGATTGGAGGCAAAATGGTGGCTGATATCTTCGAACTCCATGGTTGGGATGGTTACTTTTTGGGCGCCAATGTGCCGCCTGATGAACTTCTGAAGCTCATCGACAGCAAGAAGCCCGATCTCGTTGGTCTCTCTCTGGCTGTTTACTTCAATCTTGATAATCTTTTGAGAGTGATAGAAATGATCCGCCATACCTTTCGGTATCTGCCCATCCTTGTAGGAGGACAGGCTTTTCGCTGGGGAGGGGCTGATCAGGTATTGAAATATAAAGAAGTTACGTATATCTCTTCGCTGAGGGATTTGGAAAGGGAAATCCATGGCCTCTCTGACTGAATTAATCATGGAGTATGTACAGACAGAAGCATCCTTCATGGTCTTTCTCCTCGATAGCGAAGGACATATCCTGAATACCAACCGTTATACCCGGGAACTTGTGGGTAAAGATCTTCAACAACAGACACTGAACGACATCATCGTCGATTTTACCGGTACCGTAAAGTTATCGGGCCTTATAGAAGAGCCGGGCCGCGTGCATCTCCTGAATGTCAGGACAGCAGGAGGTCTTCCCCAAACCTTTTATTTTCGCTTCTTCCGTGCCGGTTCTGAAATCCTTGCCATTGGAGAGGTCAATAGCCTCGAACTTGAAACTCTCCGGAAGGGTCTCATTAACGCCAATAATGAATTGAGCAATCTCGGCAGGGAGCTTCAGAAAAAGAGCGCTGAACAGAAACGGGCAGGAGAGAAACTCCAGGATGCCCTGGAATATGTCGAGAACATTTTAGAAAACATGCGCGAGCCGCTTTTGGTGCTGAGTTCCGACCTTAAGATTCTCACAGCCAACCACAGCTTTTACGATACATTCAAGACAACACCCGAGGAAACAATCGGGAATTTCATCTATGATCTTGGTAACCGGCAATGGGACATCCCCAAACTGCGGATACCCTTTGAGGAGATTCTTCCACATGATACCATGTTCAATGGCTATGAAGTTGAGCATGATTTTCTAGATATCGGTCGAAAGATTATTCTGCTCAACACCCGTCAGGTTTTCCAGGAAAATATCGGCTCATATATTATCCTCCTGACTATGGAAGACATTACTGACCGCAAACTCGCCGAAGACCAGATCAAGGCCCTTCTTACAGAAAAGGAACTCCTCCTCCGGGAGGTGCACCATCGTATCAAGAACAACATGAATGTGGTCGTGAGTTTATTGTCGCTCCAGGCAAATCTGCTACAGGACCCGTCAGCCATCTCTGCCCTTGATGATTCGCAAAACCGTGTCCGGAGTATGATGGTTTTGTATGATAAGCTGTACCGGTCTGCTGATTTCAGAGAGCTATCAGCGAAGGAATACCTCACCTCTCTGATTGATGAAATTGTGGCCAATTTTCCCAACCATGAACCTGTAGCAGTTGAAAAACATATTGATGACTTTATCCTTGATGCAAAAACCTTATCCCCTATCGGTA
This genomic interval from Pseudomonadota bacterium contains the following:
- a CDS encoding cobalamin-dependent protein (Presence of a B(12) (cobalamin)-binding domain implies dependence on cobalamin itself, in one of its several forms, or in some unusual lineages, dependence on a cobalamin-like analog.), producing MGKVDIPETVYHDYLNTLITGNRKECLDIVQGLLDRDIDIYDLYMLLFQKAMYEIGEMWEMNRISVAVEHLATSITESLLSLVYPRIFASDHIGRKAVIACVANEYHQIGGKMVADIFELHGWDGYFLGANVPPDELLKLIDSKKPDLVGLSLAVYFNLDNLLRVIEMIRHTFRYLPILVGGQAFRWGGADQVLKYKEVTYISSLRDLEREIHGLSD
- a CDS encoding ATP-binding protein, producing the protein MASLTELIMEYVQTEASFMVFLLDSEGHILNTNRYTRELVGKDLQQQTLNDIIVDFTGTVKLSGLIEEPGRVHLLNVRTAGGLPQTFYFRFFRAGSEILAIGEVNSLELETLRKGLINANNELSNLGRELQKKSAEQKRAGEKLQDALEYVENILENMREPLLVLSSDLKILTANHSFYDTFKTTPEETIGNFIYDLGNRQWDIPKLRIPFEEILPHDTMFNGYEVEHDFLDIGRKIILLNTRQVFQENIGSYIILLTMEDITDRKLAEDQIKALLTEKELLLREVHHRIKNNMNVVVSLLSLQANLLQDPSAISALDDSQNRVRSMMVLYDKLYRSADFRELSAKEYLTSLIDEIVANFPNHEPVAVEKHIDDFILDAKTLSPIGMILNELLTNAMKYAFIGRDNRVIGVSLSIKDNHATLIVQDNGIGIPEPIDMATTTGFGMQLVNILAEQLEGTIRIERQNGTTFVLEFNV